A single genomic interval of Mesoaciditoga lauensis cd-1655R = DSM 25116 harbors:
- a CDS encoding CBS domain-containing protein has translation MEVRDWMEKDFEKIPADALIGKAKEILRSEDANCGVVCDGDEFVGILKSDKILGVDDDKPVLDFVDKVVYVLDPQDTLDEAAVFFLEADMEKLPVLEDGKIVGVLDLFQILDAFTQMAGFGEGGIRLELELEDAPGELKKVIDILYAHSLNILSVLVHNSREVGKKIVILRVIGKNVKDLAKILEVSNISYRSIIKEEEV, from the coding sequence ATGGAAGTAAGAGATTGGATGGAAAAAGATTTTGAAAAGATTCCCGCAGATGCTTTAATTGGAAAAGCAAAGGAAATTCTGAGGTCTGAGGATGCCAATTGTGGCGTTGTGTGTGATGGTGATGAATTCGTTGGGATATTGAAAAGCGATAAGATCCTTGGAGTGGATGACGACAAACCGGTTTTGGATTTCGTTGATAAAGTCGTTTACGTCCTTGATCCTCAAGACACCCTAGATGAAGCAGCGGTATTTTTCCTGGAAGCGGATATGGAAAAGCTTCCCGTTCTTGAGGATGGAAAGATCGTTGGGGTTTTGGATCTTTTCCAAATACTCGACGCGTTCACGCAGATGGCGGGTTTCGGTGAAGGTGGCATAAGGCTTGAACTCGAACTTGAAGATGCTCCCGGGGAATTGAAGAAAGTTATAGACATCCTTTACGCTCATTCTTTGAACATATTGTCGGTGTTGGTGCACAATTCAAGGGAAGTTGGAAAGAAAATCGTTATTTTGCGTGTGATTGGTAAGAACGTGAAGGATCTTGCAAAAATTTTAGAAGTGAGTAATATAAGTTACCGTTCAATCATAAAAGAAGAAGAAGTGTGA
- a CDS encoding ABC transporter permease, with product MRKKDYLEMLPTAILMVGAFLLPLALIIIYAFEFKGRLNFFSPLNLHVVKFTFYQATLSALFASVIGFPAAYLIGKTNFKFKGTFSALSSIPFVMPSVSMALGFFTFYGANGFLNEYFLWPLFHVRFEPLFSLFGIIMGNAFYNFPLVMIIVGGALASVNPIYLEAARIDGASKLKGFFYVELPIIFPAMVSAFLLAFIYCFTSFAVVLILGGARYATIEVQIYMYLRTLLDFKNAAALTVVQLSFVFSLAFVFSLLKRGFGVFSQEISSSKSKFPLWGYFYVIFMGIFVFGPIFSQAFAGFWNFQKSSFTLEWMKNLFSGQMDPYIGNSIFYAIFWTLIFAVSSSLMVMILSSISSRVIQKKKMHLLDALFTSPLAISPVTLAFGYIILEGYVYITFPVEMVAIYTVISFPIGFQIFSSAWERFPSFVDDAASIDGAGFWTKLFKIYLPILKPQMFSSFLFSFAIAMGEMGATMVLYDPRFPTISVSAYRLFSSRHIPEAQALGTLLTISTFIIFYIIEKPFLTEK from the coding sequence GTGAGAAAAAAAGATTATCTTGAGATGCTTCCCACCGCCATTTTGATGGTGGGAGCATTTTTACTTCCGCTGGCTTTGATAATAATCTACGCTTTTGAATTCAAAGGCAGGCTGAATTTTTTTTCACCGTTAAACCTTCATGTTGTGAAATTCACCTTTTATCAGGCCACACTTTCAGCGCTTTTTGCAAGTGTAATCGGATTTCCCGCCGCTTATTTAATAGGGAAGACGAACTTCAAGTTCAAAGGAACTTTTTCAGCGCTTTCAAGCATTCCTTTCGTCATGCCATCTGTTTCCATGGCTTTGGGCTTTTTCACGTTTTACGGAGCAAATGGCTTTTTAAACGAGTACTTCTTATGGCCTTTGTTTCATGTGAGATTTGAGCCTCTTTTTTCACTTTTCGGAATAATCATGGGAAATGCCTTTTACAATTTTCCTCTTGTGATGATCATCGTGGGCGGTGCGCTTGCCAGCGTGAATCCAATTTATTTAGAAGCCGCTAGGATAGACGGAGCTTCTAAGTTAAAAGGATTTTTCTACGTGGAGCTACCGATAATTTTCCCCGCCATGGTAAGTGCTTTTCTTTTGGCGTTTATTTATTGTTTTACCTCCTTTGCCGTTGTGCTCATATTGGGTGGCGCAAGATATGCCACCATAGAGGTTCAGATATACATGTATTTGAGGACGCTTTTGGATTTCAAAAATGCGGCTGCCTTAACGGTTGTACAATTATCTTTTGTCTTTTCGCTTGCTTTTGTTTTCTCGTTGTTAAAAAGAGGCTTCGGAGTTTTTTCACAAGAGATTTCTAGTTCAAAATCCAAATTCCCATTATGGGGATATTTTTACGTGATTTTCATGGGGATTTTCGTTTTCGGACCAATCTTTTCACAAGCGTTCGCTGGATTTTGGAACTTTCAAAAATCATCTTTTACCTTAGAATGGATGAAAAACCTATTTTCTGGGCAGATGGATCCTTACATAGGGAATTCCATTTTTTATGCCATCTTTTGGACGTTGATTTTTGCCGTATCAAGCTCTTTGATGGTCATGATACTCTCAAGCATTTCAAGCAGGGTTATCCAGAAGAAAAAGATGCACCTTTTGGATGCCCTTTTCACATCACCACTTGCAATATCTCCCGTGACGTTGGCGTTTGGGTACATCATCCTGGAGGGGTACGTTTACATTACTTTTCCAGTAGAGATGGTTGCCATTTACACCGTGATATCTTTCCCCATAGGTTTTCAGATTTTTTCATCTGCCTGGGAGAGATTTCCATCGTTTGTGGATGATGCAGCGTCTATTGATGGTGCAGGCTTTTGGACGAAGCTTTTTAAGATATATCTTCCCATCTTGAAGCCCCAGATGTTTTCTTCTTTTCTTTTTTCTTTCGCAATAGCGATGGGAGAAATGGGGGCCACTATGGTACTTTACGATCCAAGGTTTCCCACGATTTCCGTCAGCGCTTACAGACTTTTTTCTTCGCGCCATATTCCAGAAGCGCAAGCGCTTGGAACACTTCTTACCATATCCACTTTTATCATTTTCTACATAATTGAAAAGCCGTTTTTAACTGAAAAATAG
- a CDS encoding molybdenum cofactor guanylyltransferase yields MGISLAILTGGNSKRFGTNKCTFQLGGKTMIEMMLESVSFLFDEIIFAGTDPKIKVGKVAPDLHPNKGPVGGLESALMRAKNEYVFLLACDMPLVSSIVIKKMIDSVKDQSILCPFVDKKYQTTHAIYSKSILPIVRKELKRDKSTLTHIVLTASNVTFLDERFFHDVEKYERSFKNFNSLEELKRQLGRASLS; encoded by the coding sequence ATGGGAATATCTCTTGCCATACTCACCGGCGGAAATTCAAAGAGATTCGGCACTAACAAGTGTACTTTCCAATTAGGCGGAAAAACGATGATCGAGATGATGCTGGAATCCGTCTCTTTTCTGTTCGATGAGATCATATTTGCCGGTACAGATCCAAAAATAAAAGTGGGCAAAGTAGCGCCTGATCTGCATCCCAACAAAGGACCCGTCGGTGGACTGGAAAGTGCGTTAATGCGCGCGAAAAATGAATACGTCTTCCTGTTGGCATGCGATATGCCACTTGTTTCTTCTATTGTGATAAAGAAAATGATCGATAGTGTGAAGGATCAAAGTATTCTGTGTCCTTTCGTGGATAAAAAATACCAAACGACCCATGCAATATATTCAAAAAGCATATTACCCATTGTGCGAAAAGAATTAAAAAGGGATAAATCCACTCTTACTCATATAGTACTGACTGCAAGTAACGTAACTTTCTTGGACGAACGTTTTTTTCATGATGTTGAAAAATATGAACGAAGCTTCAAAAATTTCAATTCCCTAGAAGAGTTAAAAAGGCAGCTTGGAAGGGCCTCGCTTTCGTAA
- a CDS encoding DUF438 domain-containing protein codes for MLPYKKSTKFSEVLKDYPGAPEYLMSKNPKFKILKNAIVVQLMAPKITLGKMAKKHGMTFEELISLLEEGVKNGEIGSGEKFKKRITEANNIKEQIKGLMKALFEEGEDVEEIKEKFKEIVSKANPVIIAIAEAELTREGYSIQDLIKACDVHLELFKDQLMNSRRKIPKTHPLWRFIKDHDAMMFWFEQGLQISRELQKREGYDDAKDLVLKLNEIMKNLRASENHDVRQENTLFPVLEKYGVEEPPAIMWDEHSKMKDRRKYIEDLLKEIPNVPYDEFVDKLQGAFTYLVEVFVKHTQKEQEILYNVALDILSEKDWEDIQRESDRLGYFDLPKEVLNDE; via the coding sequence ATGTTACCTTACAAAAAGAGCACCAAATTTTCAGAGGTTTTAAAGGATTATCCTGGGGCTCCTGAATATTTGATGAGCAAAAATCCAAAATTTAAAATTCTAAAGAATGCCATAGTTGTTCAACTAATGGCACCAAAGATAACACTTGGGAAAATGGCAAAAAAACACGGCATGACCTTTGAAGAATTAATCTCCCTGCTCGAAGAGGGCGTTAAAAATGGAGAAATCGGAAGTGGCGAAAAGTTCAAGAAAAGAATCACTGAAGCCAATAACATCAAAGAGCAGATTAAAGGCCTCATGAAAGCACTTTTCGAAGAAGGTGAAGATGTAGAAGAGATAAAAGAAAAATTCAAAGAAATCGTGAGCAAAGCAAATCCGGTGATAATTGCCATTGCCGAGGCAGAATTAACGAGAGAGGGATATTCAATTCAAGATTTGATAAAAGCTTGCGACGTGCATCTTGAACTTTTCAAGGATCAACTCATGAACTCAAGAAGAAAAATTCCCAAAACGCATCCTCTGTGGAGGTTTATAAAAGATCACGATGCCATGATGTTTTGGTTCGAGCAAGGACTACAAATATCAAGGGAGCTGCAAAAAAGAGAAGGCTATGATGATGCAAAAGACCTGGTATTAAAGCTGAACGAGATAATGAAAAATTTGCGTGCTTCAGAAAATCATGACGTTCGCCAAGAAAATACACTCTTCCCAGTTTTGGAAAAGTACGGCGTTGAGGAACCACCTGCTATAATGTGGGATGAACACTCCAAAATGAAAGATAGAAGAAAGTACATAGAAGATCTCTTAAAAGAAATTCCAAACGTTCCATATGACGAATTTGTGGACAAACTTCAAGGAGCTTTTACATACCTGGTAGAAGTATTCGTGAAACATACCCAAAAAGAACAAGAAATACTTTACAACGTGGCACTAGATATTTTAAGTGAAAAAGATTGGGAAGATATTCAGCGCGAGTCAGATAGGCTCGGATATTTCGATTTGCCAAAGGAGGTCTTGAACGATGAATGA
- a CDS encoding PAS domain-containing protein, giving the protein MNEPDRIDTQELFEDLDTETLLYILDNIPLDITFVNKDDVVTYFNMPMGKQHAFPRVELDLGRKVQNCHPPKSVHIVQKILDDFKTKKRKSADFWIHYHDKYLYIRYFPVYDKNGDYFGVLEVVQDISEIQKIKGERMLLDEESEN; this is encoded by the coding sequence ATGAATGAACCAGACAGAATAGACACACAGGAGCTTTTTGAAGATCTGGATACGGAGACGCTTCTCTACATCCTCGACAACATACCATTAGACATAACGTTCGTGAACAAGGATGATGTCGTAACGTATTTTAACATGCCAATGGGAAAACAACATGCCTTCCCAAGGGTGGAATTGGATCTTGGTCGAAAAGTGCAAAATTGCCACCCTCCAAAAAGCGTTCACATCGTGCAAAAGATATTGGACGATTTCAAGACCAAAAAAAGAAAGTCAGCAGATTTTTGGATTCATTACCATGATAAATATTTGTACATAAGATATTTTCCGGTTTATGATAAAAATGGAGATTATTTCGGTGTTCTTGAAGTCGTCCAGGATATTTCGGAAATTCAAAAGATAAAAGGCGAAAGAATGTTGTTAGATGAGGAAAGCGAAAATTGA
- a CDS encoding thiamine ABC transporter substrate-binding protein, with the protein MKRFMVVLSVVVLIVVGVFATETLTVYTYDSFISGMAKQVGPIFEKMYNCKVNFLSFGDSGSLLSCLILEKSHSRADIVIGLSQSQLPKALQADIFLPYKPTDVASIVNKSFLVDKEYRVIPFDYGALAIDYNIKSVKNPPKSFKELLEPRFAHSLIVEDPRTSSTGLDFLLWTIGVYGDKWQDYWKDLLNSIKTVTAGWDSAFEMLEKGEAPMMVSFATDEAYNYYYYKGSNIGVIIPSEGAYVMVEYAGILKRTRHLSLAHKFMDFILSKEFQSAIPLNQWMYPVTNVKLPEVYKYAPRISKDVILDPSLIQKNLSKWIEEWSMLVIK; encoded by the coding sequence ATGAAAAGGTTCATGGTGGTACTTTCCGTTGTGGTGTTGATAGTGGTTGGAGTTTTTGCCACGGAGACGCTCACTGTTTACACTTACGATAGCTTTATATCCGGCATGGCAAAACAGGTTGGACCTATCTTTGAAAAGATGTACAACTGCAAGGTGAATTTTCTCTCATTCGGAGATTCGGGCAGTTTGCTGTCGTGTTTGATTTTGGAAAAGTCACATTCAAGGGCAGATATCGTGATAGGTTTGTCTCAAAGTCAGCTTCCCAAAGCCCTGCAAGCCGATATATTCCTTCCATACAAGCCCACTGACGTTGCAAGCATTGTGAACAAATCTTTTTTGGTAGATAAGGAATACAGAGTTATTCCCTTTGATTACGGTGCTTTGGCCATTGATTACAACATCAAGAGTGTCAAAAATCCTCCAAAGAGCTTTAAAGAACTTCTTGAACCCCGCTTTGCGCATTCTTTGATAGTAGAAGATCCAAGGACATCGAGTACCGGTTTGGATTTCTTACTTTGGACCATAGGGGTTTACGGAGACAAATGGCAAGATTATTGGAAGGATCTTTTGAATTCAATAAAAACGGTAACCGCCGGATGGGACAGCGCCTTTGAAATGCTGGAAAAGGGCGAAGCACCAATGATGGTAAGCTTTGCAACGGATGAAGCTTACAATTATTACTATTACAAAGGCTCTAACATTGGTGTGATAATACCTTCCGAAGGGGCATACGTTATGGTTGAATACGCGGGCATATTGAAAAGGACTAGACATTTGAGTTTGGCTCATAAATTCATGGATTTTATCCTTTCAAAGGAATTTCAAAGTGCCATCCCTTTGAATCAATGGATGTATCCAGTTACGAACGTGAAGCTTCCTGAAGTTTACAAGTACGCTCCCAGGATATCAAAAGACGTTATTCTTGATCCTTCGCTTATTCAAAAGAACCTTTCAAAATGGATTGAGGAATGGAGTATGTTGGTGATAAAGTGA
- a CDS encoding glycogen synthase: MKVAVVSFEVYPLAKVGGLADVAGALPKALKKKGIDVSIFMPFHKKVKDNVKKLELPLKKVLDEFDLGLDTTEKASLFQTILPGTDIPVYLVENAHYFSSEDVYGSPDGGEQAIFFTKAVLESIKKMGEPFDVIHANDWQTGLLPVYLKTVYSNDAIFSRTATVYTIHNLGYQGIFDRLYMDFAKLPGYLFNPDGVEFYGKLNFMKGGIIFSDIVNTVSPTYAQEIKTPEYGEKLEGVLQARSDVLYGVLNGIDYEENDPSSDKRIPYHYSVDNMDGKWKDKEELQKEMGLEVKPDIPVIGLISRLVDQKGLDLVNDVMRYVMSCGVQFVLLGTGDKKYEESFSNLAKEFPGKAGVKIGFDINLAQRIYAGSDFFLMPSRYEPCGLGQMYSLRYGTIPIVRYTGGLADTVNEFDGEKGNGFGFKPYDSAYLARTIVKALYYYNRKDDMKTLIRNAMTTDLSWERSAQEYLKLYNLALKNH, encoded by the coding sequence GTGAAAGTCGCGGTTGTTTCTTTTGAGGTTTACCCATTGGCTAAGGTTGGAGGACTTGCCGATGTTGCGGGTGCGCTTCCAAAAGCGCTTAAGAAGAAAGGAATAGATGTATCGATATTCATGCCTTTTCATAAAAAAGTGAAGGATAACGTTAAAAAGTTGGAACTTCCTTTGAAGAAAGTTCTGGACGAATTCGATTTAGGGCTTGATACGACCGAAAAAGCGTCTCTCTTCCAAACGATCTTGCCGGGCACCGATATACCGGTTTATTTGGTGGAAAACGCCCATTACTTTTCTTCGGAAGACGTGTACGGATCACCAGACGGCGGAGAGCAAGCTATATTCTTTACCAAAGCTGTTTTAGAATCCATAAAGAAGATGGGAGAGCCGTTTGACGTCATTCATGCCAACGACTGGCAAACTGGGTTATTACCCGTTTATTTAAAAACGGTTTATTCTAACGACGCCATATTTAGTCGAACGGCTACCGTCTACACGATTCACAATTTGGGATATCAGGGAATATTCGACAGACTTTACATGGATTTTGCCAAGCTTCCGGGTTATCTTTTCAATCCAGATGGAGTTGAATTTTACGGCAAGCTGAATTTCATGAAGGGCGGAATAATATTCTCGGATATCGTGAACACGGTTAGTCCAACTTACGCACAAGAGATAAAAACTCCTGAATACGGAGAAAAACTTGAAGGAGTCCTTCAAGCAAGAAGCGATGTGCTTTACGGCGTGCTTAATGGAATAGACTATGAGGAAAACGATCCTTCCTCCGATAAGAGAATTCCATATCATTACAGTGTGGATAACATGGATGGAAAATGGAAGGACAAAGAAGAATTGCAAAAGGAAATGGGTTTGGAAGTTAAGCCAGATATTCCGGTGATAGGTCTTATAAGCAGATTAGTCGATCAAAAAGGGTTGGATTTGGTCAACGATGTGATGAGATATGTTATGAGTTGTGGTGTTCAATTTGTCTTATTGGGAACGGGAGACAAGAAATACGAAGAGTCTTTCTCAAATCTTGCAAAAGAATTCCCAGGCAAAGCCGGCGTGAAAATAGGCTTTGATATAAACCTGGCACAACGCATTTACGCCGGTTCCGATTTTTTCCTCATGCCTTCTAGGTATGAGCCTTGTGGACTGGGACAGATGTACAGTCTTAGATACGGAACAATACCGATAGTCAGATACACAGGCGGTTTGGCCGATACCGTTAACGAATTTGACGGCGAAAAGGGAAATGGTTTTGGATTCAAGCCATACGATTCCGCTTATTTGGCAAGAACCATTGTTAAAGCTTTGTATTACTACAACAGAAAAGATGATATGAAAACCCTTATACGTAACGCCATGACCACAGACCTTTCATGGGAGAGATCTGCGCAAGAGTACTTGAAACTTTACAATTTAGCTCTAAAAAATCATTGA
- the mobB gene encoding molybdopterin-guanine dinucleotide biosynthesis protein B yields MKLIEFFGPSNSGKTVAITKMAEMLKKHGYSVATVKSTPHSLDYESDSKDSMKYLEAGSNLSVAIGKNGTIFHLSKSVKLFEILEHINYDFVLVEGETGFPMPKILFLKEKEGIERIDDLTIAVVGNIEDENKNLQEIKPGDYETLYNIILAQAMPPLPGDDCGHCGSDCTTMMIGIIKGEKTYKNCVKLSKKSVNVEFDGKNVPILPFISSIISDVNAGILKNLKGMKREGRVKIEFDLRD; encoded by the coding sequence TTGAAACTAATAGAATTCTTTGGCCCTTCTAATTCTGGAAAAACGGTTGCTATAACGAAGATGGCTGAGATGTTGAAAAAACATGGCTACTCTGTGGCTACAGTTAAAAGCACACCTCATTCTCTTGATTACGAGAGCGACTCAAAAGACAGCATGAAATACCTTGAAGCAGGGTCTAATTTGTCAGTCGCCATTGGAAAAAATGGAACCATCTTTCACCTTTCAAAATCCGTAAAATTGTTTGAAATTCTGGAACATATAAACTACGATTTTGTGCTCGTAGAAGGAGAAACAGGGTTTCCAATGCCTAAAATACTTTTCTTAAAGGAAAAAGAAGGAATAGAAAGAATAGACGATTTAACAATAGCGGTGGTTGGAAACATTGAGGATGAAAATAAAAATCTTCAAGAAATCAAACCTGGCGATTACGAGACACTTTACAACATCATTCTCGCACAGGCAATGCCACCTCTTCCAGGTGACGATTGTGGACATTGCGGAAGCGACTGCACAACGATGATGATAGGCATAATAAAGGGAGAAAAAACTTACAAAAACTGTGTTAAACTTTCCAAAAAATCTGTTAACGTAGAATTTGATGGAAAAAACGTACCAATATTGCCATTTATTTCTTCTATAATCAGTGATGTTAATGCCGGCATCTTGAAAAATCTAAAAGGCATGAAGAGAGAAGGGCGCGTCAAAATAGAGTTTGATTTGAGAGACTGA
- the galT gene encoding galactose-1-phosphate uridylyltransferase, whose product MPELRKDPIVRSWVIISTERAKRPHDFAKPKEEKVSKFDPFAPGNESVTPPEIMAFRPANTQPDTPGWWIRVVPNKFPALDPNLDLKKLGHGIYDSMSGFGAHEIVIETPDSEATIATLDYKQVEEIVWAYRERYNALLKDERIKYVLIFKNYGADAGASLAHSHSQIIATPTVPSRVVSEMEGSSEYYKFRERCIYCDIIQQEKMENTRIVEENEDFIAFEPYASRAPFETWILPKTHQYDFGEISEENVKTFSKILKNVLLRMRISLDDPPYNFMIHTGMPSGEGRNYYHWHLEIVPRLTKLAGFEWGSGFYINPTPPEEAAKYLREVDISKES is encoded by the coding sequence ATGCCAGAACTTAGAAAAGATCCAATTGTTAGAAGTTGGGTCATAATATCCACGGAACGCGCAAAACGTCCACATGATTTTGCGAAGCCAAAGGAAGAAAAGGTAAGCAAGTTCGATCCTTTCGCACCGGGAAACGAATCCGTAACCCCACCAGAGATAATGGCTTTCAGGCCCGCTAACACCCAACCTGACACGCCAGGATGGTGGATAAGGGTTGTTCCAAACAAATTCCCCGCTTTAGATCCAAATTTGGATTTGAAGAAACTTGGGCACGGTATCTACGATTCCATGTCGGGTTTTGGAGCTCATGAAATAGTGATAGAAACTCCAGACAGCGAAGCCACGATAGCCACCCTTGATTACAAACAGGTTGAAGAGATAGTGTGGGCTTATCGCGAAAGGTACAACGCCCTTTTGAAAGACGAAAGGATAAAGTACGTCTTGATCTTCAAAAACTATGGAGCAGATGCTGGCGCTTCGCTCGCACACTCTCATTCTCAAATAATTGCCACTCCAACGGTTCCAAGCCGAGTTGTGAGTGAAATGGAAGGATCAAGCGAGTACTACAAATTCAGGGAAAGATGCATTTACTGCGATATCATTCAGCAAGAGAAGATGGAAAACACCAGAATCGTAGAAGAAAATGAGGATTTCATAGCTTTTGAGCCTTACGCTTCACGCGCACCATTTGAAACATGGATACTTCCCAAAACCCATCAGTACGATTTTGGAGAGATAAGCGAAGAAAACGTGAAGACATTCTCCAAAATTTTGAAAAACGTGCTTTTGCGTATGAGAATATCCCTGGACGATCCGCCATACAATTTCATGATACATACAGGCATGCCATCTGGAGAGGGAAGAAATTATTACCATTGGCATCTTGAAATAGTGCCTCGCTTGACAAAATTGGCTGGTTTTGAATGGGGTTCCGGATTTTACATAAACCCAACACCACCAGAAGAAGCTGCCAAATATTTGAGAGAAGTCGACATTTCAAAGGAATCATGA